In the genome of Hirundo rustica isolate bHirRus1 chromosome 23, bHirRus1.pri.v3, whole genome shotgun sequence, the window AGTTACATAAAAAACAAGTcggaggagaaaaaaaaaattaaaactgagaCGCCAGGGAAGAGTGGAGGCTATAaaaagcagctgggaggagggaagggaagaagaagggaggagggaagggaggagagccCACGAGACACCGCCAAGGAGCCGCATGCGGCTCCCACCTTACGTAAAGCATCGTCCCACggcagcagtgctgggccaAGGGCgttggggaggggctgggggtgtgaagggtgctggagaggggctggaggtgtgAAGGGCATCAAAGTGGGACTCAGAGGATGCGAAGGGCATTGAACTGGGGCTTGGGGGGATGCCACGGGTGTCAAAGTGGGACTCAGGGTGTGCAGAGGGCGTCAAACTGGGGCTCTGGGAGTGCAGAGGGCACAGAAGCAGAGCTTGGGGGTGTAAAGAGTGTGAAAGATGAGGGGCAACCAGGGCATCGAAACTGGGCTAAAGGGGATGCCAAAGGCATCAaagtggggctgggagggcacCAAGGGCCCCAAAGTGGGGCTCAGAGTAGTGCCAAGGTCATCAAACAGGGTCTGGGGGTTCAAAGGGTGTCAAAGTTGATAGCCCAgtctggggctggggaggttTATGGGACGTGCCAAGAGGGGCACCCGTGCCAGCGGGGCTGAGGAAGTGCCAATGCACACCAGGCTCAGACTGTGCCAAGGGCACCAAATCAGGGCTTGGGAGGGCTTAGGCAATTCCGTGGGCATCGGAGCGGGGCTGTTACGATGCCAAGGGTTCTGGCGGCGCCAAGCGCTCCGAAGTGGGTCTCGGGAGGGGGGTGTCAGGGGAGGGCCTGGCTGCAGAGGGTACCCGCGGGGCTGGGGGGTCGGAGGTTGACCCTCCCCAGCCCTTTACCTGCCGCCGGAGCCGGAGCCAGAgccagcagcgccagcagcgGCCACGCCGCCATCCTGGGGGGACAACGGGCTGCGAGGGCGCCGGGACCGCCGCTActccccgggaccccccggTACCGCCCGGTCCCCTCCGGTGCCGCCCGGTACCGCCCCTCAGGCGGGCCCAgcgcgggggcggggcctgtGCACGCACCGCCCGTGAAGGGGGAGCGCGGTTGCCAAGCGACGGCGTCCGCACCACGGCCTGAGGCTCCGGCGCGGCCCGGTGCGGGTCTGACGGGAGAGGCCGAGGGGAAAGGCCGGGAGCGCGGGGCCGAGGGTTGCGGGGCTGCGGGAGGAGAAACCGGGGCACACCGGGGGAAGGGCACACGGGGGGCGGGGAACAGCGGCCCCCCCGCGCCGCTCTCCCCGCCCCGGCCGGGGCCGCGCGAGCGCAGCCAGAGGCGGCAGCGCGCGTGCGCGGCGGGCAGGGGGCGTGTCGCCCCCTAGCGGCGGCTCTGGCAGACGTCGGGCCGTGGGTTCGAGTCCCGGCGGTGCCCGGTGGCACCGGGCACTGTGAGTCGTGGTTAATCCCGGGATGTGCCGCTGCAGGGAGTCCGGGATAAGCGGCCATGTCCATCGCCTACTCCAACACCAACATGAGGGTGCCTGCCGGCTTCCGGAACTTGCTGGAGGGTCTGGTGCGGGAAGTGCTGCGGGAGCAGCCCACCAACGTGGTGGCCTTTGCAGCTCAGCACTTCcaaaagctgctggagcagagagagggtGAGTGGCCAGCATCCACCCTCACACTGCcatgccctgcccagcctgctcTGTCTGCCCGTCACCTGCCCCAGGTGTCCCTTGCCCAGGGTGTCAGTcctgccccatgtccccacCATCTACAGCATcgggcctctcctctgtgcccATCACCCAGGGCATCAAACCTTCCCCTTCTGTCCCCTGCCCATGGCCCCGTGCCTGTCCCAAATGCCCACCAACCTCTGGCCATCAGGCCTTCCATTTCTGGCCATCAGCCAAGAAGTTGTGCCTGTCCCGTGTGCCCATCACCCGTGGTACCAGGTGCCCATTGCGTGTGGCATCaagcctcctccttccccagctggtgGCCTTGACCCGGTGGCGTGGGGAGCCATGCTGGAGGACGACCGTCTCACCTGGCCCCCTTCCCAGGTAGGCTGCCCTCCACTCCAGGCCCCTCCAGAGAATCTGAGGTGCCAAGAGCTGCACTGGGTTCCTGCTCCCACCCCGTCCCTGCCACCCTTGTGCCACATCATCtaaattttctcctttcctccgGCACCCTAAGGAGGCCAAGGACACGGAAGAGGAGCGGGCAGCACCAGGGGGAGCAGGTAGCACGCACAGCTCTGGATCACCGTGATCCCGCCCCAAAATGCGTGGAGAGGAGCCAAAGGGGAGCATGTCCCCATAACCCTTATGAACTGGGATACCTCTCCGGAGATGCAACCACAGCACTTGCCCCAAATCCCCCATTACCCACCGTCCAACCCCAAAACTATAAAAACCCCCTTGGTCCTCCCCTGGCTCCTGCCCTTTTCCCGTGGGTGGGTTCTGCGtgcccatcccacccctgcgGTGCTGTTTTAATGAGGAACTTTATTAACGAGGTCCCCGCCGTTATTAGCGCCGATCACCTGAGATTTCTCCCCGAAAAATCCTGGGTTTGGGGCTGAGCTGAGCACCAGATGATATTTTTAGCCTCTATATTTAggcccctgcatccctggaggTTGGAAGAAACTTCATAACATCCCAGCGTGAAGGAGTGATGTGACATTGCTCCTCTCCTACCCCCCTCCATAAGCTGAGATACCTCCATGGAATTTTGGGGTGCACTTAAGGGCCCCCCAGTCCTATTCCTACCTGTGAAATTCATATTTTCCCACCCAGATTGGTTtcaaaatcccccccaaaaactGGGGTTTGCGTCGAAGCCGGCTGCTCTATTTTTGGCGAGGACTGAACCCCCCCATCCATACTCACCCCGTTTTTACCCcctctttcctgttttccatcGCCATATGTGGTGCTCGCCCACGGCATGGGGCATGACAGCGGCTCCCCCGGGAAAAACaggaaggagggatggggaaaaaaaagctggcggggaccccgtgccagggctgATGCCAACCAGCTACGCCTTGACCCCCCCCCCTCCAGCACCGCCTCGCCGGCTGCCGGCTCCTGCTTCGGCAGCCGGCAGCACTGCCCGCCCAGGGCATCATTCCAGCATCcaattcccttttcttttaaggattttttttttccccttttttaaaaggatttttaacaCCTCGGTGCCACCATCTCGAACCACGATGGCGGGATGTTCTCAGCAGGTCTCGCCAGCTTGCACTTCCCGTTCTCCCCTTCCAAAATCCGAGTTGTTTCCTTGGAATCCAAAttttggaggtgctggagcaccTGAAAAAGCATCATCCAGATGAAGGGGTCCAGGGAGGAAAAATGCAGAGCCTGGAACGGGCTCAAAACCCGCCATTAATGATTAGAAATGTTCTGGCATTTCGCGTCCCTCCTCCGCAGCCACAGCCTGCGGGAGACGGCGGCGCTCGGCGGCTGTGCCAGGACCCGGGTGCCACGGATGGAGCAGTTTTGGGGGGCTGATTGAGGGACTAATCCTAATTTTGGGGCTAACTTCTCAGATCCATGACAGATGAATCCCTCCAAAACCCCCTCCCACTTAACTCGCCCAAAACACCTGGTCTTCTCTCATTGGAGCAGGCAGTGATGGATCTGGAGGGTCtaaaatccagggaaaaggatctctttccatgaaaaatcccagcagagctgccaaggCTTCTCCTGGAAGCTGGAGCGGGGTTTTCTGGAGCAGAGCTATTCCCATCCCCCCTTTCCCCTCACCCTGGTGTGCTGGTGGGAAGAAGTGACGGTGGAAAAGTGGCTCCAGTGGGGAGAGCTGGGTGCCAGTGGCTCACAGGGGAATTTGAGGAAAGCTTGGGAGCATTTCCCAAGGGGGAATTTGGGTGCCTGGccggtgctggagcagggggtgACCCCCATCAGCCTCCAAGTGTGGGTGAAGCAGTTGAGGGAGGTGGCAGTGGTGGGATGTACCTGGGGATGGGGAGCGGGGTGTGTGGGtgtcctggggagctgggggtcaGGGGACAAGACGTGCCACCACCTCCACCCAGCAGGAGTGGTCTTGGAGAAAGAGATGGAGAtgggaagggaatgggaacAAGGATGGTGAtacagcaggggacagggacggggatgAGGCtgatgatggggatggggacagagcgGGGGACAGAGATGATGGGGTTGAAActgggaaggggacagggatTGGCATTATGAAGAGGATGGGGACAAGAAGTGGGATGGGAATCGTGACTGGGATGGTGATAgatgtggggacagggacaacgGTAGGGATGGAGAAGGTGGTGGAGGTGATAGGAATGaggtcagggatggggacagggctggtggacagcagctgctggacagCACCCGTTCCAGTGCCAGAAACAGTGATGTCGGTGGGACAGGGATGCTAACagggatgatgatgatggtggtggtggcaAGGAGGAAGGTCAGTGCCACCAGGCCCCCAAGCAGGATGACCCGTGTGAGCAATCTTGGCCAGGGAGAGCCAGCGGGGCCCGACTGTGCAGATGGGTCGGGGGGTGCTGGTGCCCGCCTTGGGGGGGCCACACTGTGTTTTGGGGGCTGGCTGGAGCAGCTTAGGCGCGGAGCCCACGGGCGACTTATGCAGTTGCTTAGCAACTCCCAAACCCGGATTAGAGGCGAGCGAGGCAGGCGATGGGGGGGCTGTGGGCTGCAGCCCCCCGCATTGCCCTGGGGGTCCCTCCTGTTTCCGGGGTGCCCCAGCTCGTCCTGCCCGTCCCAGCACCTCGGCATGGTCCAGGGGTGGCAGCAGGGTCTGCAGGGGGCACCAAGGGCCGTGAAAGCGGCTGGGAGTGCAGGTCTGGTTGGAGAACACCCCAAATGTGAGGGGATCAGATGCTCCTATGGGTGGGGAATGGACCCCCAGACCCCAGAAGTGGAGCCCACTCCTCTGCTTGGAGCCTGCAGCTGGGCACATCACCCCCGGGCTTCTGCGGGTGCTCAGTGGGACTCTGTGTCCCACCATGCCCACCCTTCCTCACCATCTTCATCCTcgccatcctcatcctcacccttCTTCAGGACCAAGTCCTAAGTAGGTCAAGAAGGCTTCTTCCCCCCCATGCAAGTCAACCGGGGGGGCAAAACCTGCCTCCAGCATCACTGTGGGTCACGTATCCCCCCCAAAATGAACCCATTACCCCCATTTACTATAGCtttaccccccaaaaaactctCCACGCCAAAGGCAAGGCTCATCACATCTTGGCTCACATCCCCTGCATGTGATGTTGCATTCCACGAAACTCCAGGGCGAGCTGCCGGCTCCTTTAAATGTTAGGAGGGAGTTGGAGGCTGTGAAATAAAAttggaggagggaaaataaaaaaataaataaaaaaaaaaataggagaaagggagagggaaaaaaaaaaaaaaaaaaaaaagaagaaggcacccctccttcccccccaaaAGCCTGGCAGGGGTGTCGGGCTGATAGGCTCGCCCGGAGGAAAGCGCATTACGTAGGCAAGCGGCTCCGCTCAACTTGCCACCTGCGCCGGGAGAGCTGCCGGGGAAGCGAGATCCTGCCGGAGCCCCTCGCCCGCCGCTGGCCGCCCACCCGCCCTCCGCCATGGACTGCTGCAATGTAGGTCCCCCTTCTCCCGATCCCCCCAGCACCCGCTCCTGCCTTGAATCCCTTCTCACTGCTCCGGGCTGGGGGCGGCCGGGGGCTTTGGGGTGGTGGGGGCGGGGGGTTCGATGGGTGCTGCACCCACCAAGAGCTCAGCCAACTCCGCGACCCCTCCCCAGCGCTGCTgcggcccccccccccccccccccccccccttgtcCTTTTTCCCTCCGGACCTCCCAAATCCCCAGTTCGGTATCCATCCCACCGGGGCCACAGCACGGCCAGCATCCTGCACCCCGCAGCCCGCTGAGAACTCCCCCGTGCTCGAATCCAGCTTTCATTTGGCTTTTTCTTGCCCCCACCCCACAATTGCTCTGCAGGTGGGATCGGGGGTTGCGTGTGGATAAAGGGCTTCTTTGGGGTTGGACCCCTCTCCCTTCACCCGAGGGTgagctcccctccctcctgcccgcCAGTCGGCTTGGGGAGGAAACCACatcctttccccctttctcccTGATCCCCTGACTTTTCCTGCCGTTTTCCTCCCactttccccccttttttcccctttccccactttttttccccctgttttcaCCCTCCTGCTaagacagcagcacagggaaaagccCCCATCTCTCCTCCTGGGCACCTCCAGAGAAGCAAAGCTCACCCCCTGCCTATAGGATTTCTCCTGCCTGGCTATAGGATTTCTCCCCTATGTATAGGACTTTTTCCCTCGTATGTAGGATTTCTCCTTCCGAATGTAGGATTTCTCCTTCCTAATATAGGATTTCTCCCCTAGATACAAGTTTTCATCAGCTGCATAGAGGTTTTCACCCCATGGATAtgtgtttttccactggatatAGGATTTCTCCTGTTGATATAGGATATGGCCCCCTGTTTATAGGTTTTCTCCCCTGAATATAGGATATCTCCCCTGgatataggattttttttctcctgaatatACGTTTTTCCTACCTCCATACAGGATTTCTCAACTAGGATATAGGTTTCTGCCACCTGTATGTAGGATTTCTTCCCTGAATATAGGATTTCTCCCCTGAATATAGGAAATGCCCCCACAAAGATAGATTTCCTCCACCTGTATATGGTATTTCTCCCCTGGATATAGGATTTCCTCTCTCCTAATATAGGATTTCTCTCTTAGATATAGGATTTCTCGCCTGGATATAGGATATGCCCCTCCATGTATAGGTTTTCTCCCTTGACTATAGGATTCCCTTCTCCAGATATAGTATTTCTTCCCTGGATATAGGTTTCTCCCACCTGTATATAGGATTTCTCCCCTGGATGTATGTTGTTCTCCCCCACCTCTGCATATATAGGATTTCTCTCCTGAATATAGGCTTTCTTTCCTAGATATAGGATTTCCTTCCCCTGGCTATAGGATTTCTCCCCTGGCTATAGGatttccagccctggctggaacATTTCCACCTTGGACATATCATTTCCACCTTGGACATATCATTTCCACCTTGGACCTGTCCTCACCTTTCACAATGGTAAAACAACCCGAGCAACTTCGTGGAGCTGTGGCACActccagcttcctcctccccaaatcTACAGCTTCCAAATAAGCCCCCCCAAACTCCTTTAAGTCCTTTCAAGTGCTCATGGGGCAGCACGAAGGCTTCACCCCCACAGCTGCCGGCACTTGGATCTTGGATCATCCAGTGCCAGCTCATTTCCAcctcattttgttttccttttttttttttttccccctgctgaACTTGGTGCTGAGTCCAACTGCTCTGGTGAGATGTGGCAGGAGGGGAATGGGTTACGGTGATTTGTCCTTGGCGgggcttttcctcccttctggCATCactcctttcccaaatttcctgGAGTTTTCAACCAAAACCCTGAGGAAGGATGCAAGAGGATGCAACAGGCTACAAGggaaggggaaactgaggcatgacCAGGTCATTTTGTGCAGGATGGTCCCGGGCTCCATGCCAAAAATAACCCCCGGAACCCATCCTCTGCTCCCATGGATTCTCCTCTCCCCGCATCATAACCCTGACTGGAGTCTGGCTTCTTGCAGCTGTGTGGTCCAGGGTGGGATTTAGGGATGAGCAGGAGGTGAAGCATCTTCCCTTGCCTGCAGCTTTGGTTGCCATTTCCCCAAGACACCTTCAAGGGACCCTGATTTTTAGCATAGCCCCTCATTTTTAGCAAAGCAGCCTGATTTTTAATGAGTAGACCTAATTTTTAGCAGCCCTCCCCCTAATTTTTAGAACAGGGGCTCATTTAAGGCCTTCTTGAATGGATTCACGCGGGGAGGGGGCTGCGCTGTTTGAGGTCCCACGAGCTGTAACCCCGCCATTGCCACCGGCAGGAGGGAGCCTGCACAAAGCTGGACGAGGACATCCTGGACATCCCTTTGGACGATCCTGATGCCAACGCGGCAGCTGCCAAGATCCAGGCTAGTTTCCGTGGCCATATGACCCGCAAGAAGATCAAAGGGGGTGAGATCGACCGGAAAACCAAGGACGCCGAGTGCGCCAACAGCACCCGCGGCGGCGACCTCCGCAACGGCGACTAGGTACATCCCAAATCCCGCTTCTTCCCCCCAGAACTGGGTCAGTCCCATTAGGATGCTGCTCTGAGCATCCTTTGCTGTGTTGATTTGGGATGGAGCATCCTTCCCCAAGCTGATTTGGGATGGAGCAACCTTCCCTGtgtggatttgggatggagcaACCTTCCCTGtgtggatttgggatggagcaTCCTTCCCTGtgtggatttgggatggagcaTCCTTCCCTGtgtggatttgggatggagcaTCCTTCCCTGCACAGATTTGGGATGGAGCAACCTTCCCTGTGCAGATTTGGGATGGATCATCCTTCCCTGtgtggatttgggatggagcaTCCTTCCCTGCACAGATTTGGGATGGAGCATCCTTCCCTGtgtggatttgggatggagcaTCCTTCCCTGCACAGATTTGGGATGGAGCATCCTTCCCTGCACAGATTTGGGATGGCGCATCCTTCCCTATGCAGATTTGGGATGGAGCATCCTTCCCTGTGCATATTTGGGATGGAGCAACCTTCCCTGCACAGATTTGGGATGGAGCAACCTTCCCTGCACAGATTTGGGATGGAGCATCCTTCCCTGCACAGATTTGGGATGGAGCAACCTTCCCTGCACAGATTTGGGATGGAGCAACCTTCCCTGCACAGATTTGGGGTGGAGAAGGGGTTTTTCCTCCCAGGAGATGGAACCACACAGGCAGGCAGCCCCTGCCTTGCCCTAATTTTGGGTGCGCGCCGTAGTAGTTGGGAAAGATGGGAAGTAGGATGGGGAGGCGCAGCCCTAGATTTGGATTGAATCTCTCCCTTAGCAACACCACCCCGAGCGCCTCGCCTCAGcacatgctatttttaaaagcctgtgtCACAGTCTCCTGGCAGGAaaaggtaaatttaaaaagcGCCCACGGTGCCGAGGCCGCGTGGCACCGGAGCCCGGGTGGTGGCTGCGCCGTGCCCGGGCCGTGCCCCGTGCCCTGCCGGTGCCGTGAGCGCGGGCTGGCCCCGCGGGCCGGCGAGGCTGGTTCGGGGTTAGCGGCGGGGAGGGCGTGCTGCCGCCTCGGCCACGTGAGTGCAGCTGGGATGAGACTGGGATGCGGTGAGGATGGAGAAGGAACGCGATGGAGATTTAGGGAAGATACGGTGGGGATGGAGATGCGGCAGGGGATgcggtggggaggaggagaagggcgCAGTGGGGTTTCAACAAGGCTGCGGTGGGAAGGAACGGAGGATGTAGCGGGGATGGAACTGGAACTCGGCTGGGACACAGTGGGGATGAACTGAGGGTGCAGTGGGAACAGAACTGAGATGTGGTGGGGAAGCAATGGGGTGGCATCGAGAATGCACTGGAGATTCAGTGAAAATTCAGTGAGCATGCACTGAGGACGGAGAGAGAATtcagtggggctgggctgagaaTGAACTGAGGATGCAGTGAGGATTTCCTGAAGATCCAGTGAGGACAATGTGGAAACACAGGCTGCAGTGGGATGGCAAAGGGGATGCAGTGAGGATGTGGTGGGGATGAACTGAGGATGCAGTGGGGAAACAACAGAGATTCAGTGAGGATGCAATGGGAATGAACTGAAGATGCAGTGGAGAAGCAGTGGGGATTCAATGGGGCTGCAGCGAGGATGTCACAGGGCTGCAGTGGGAAGGCAGCTGCCAAGTGCAAGTGCTATGCAGCTTCTTAGGGCCCAGAGGTTCTTTTGGGATGCCTTCTATGGGGGGCTGAGCAGGTTGGCAGCAGGGGAGCCAGgttcccctcctcctgccatgCTGCTCTGCCTAGAGGGGTGCAGGGAGGGGTTCCCCCCGGGTTCCTGGGCTGGGTGAGGACAGAGTGTGGGCAGCAGTGGAGGCAGGACAAGGGTGCAGGCAGGGTG includes:
- the NRGN gene encoding neurogranin, with translation MDCCNEGACTKLDEDILDIPLDDPDANAAAAKIQASFRGHMTRKKIKGGEIDRKTKDAECANSTRGGDLRNGD
- the SPA17 gene encoding sperm surface protein Sp17, which codes for MSIAYSNTNMRVPAGFRNLLEGLVREVLREQPTNVVAFAAQHFQKLLEQREAGGLDPVAWGAMLEDDRLTWPPSQEAKDTEEERAAPGGAGSTHSSGSP